One Halobaculum roseum DNA segment encodes these proteins:
- the folP gene encoding dihydropteroate synthase produces MRTVDAAGLPIGDDHPPRIMGVLNVSKESPYDPSVYDDAGEAARYVDEELIDEGADIVDVGLESANKRFEVLSAEEELERLDTAIETIESVSGDAVFSIETRYHEVADEALARGFDMVNDICGFGDPEMPRVCEEHDAAVAKMASPPDLERPGAVEEVDDIYEALSLNGFTDKTIVDPAFGGWSEEKTLADDRETFRRLREFRGYGRPILVSINRKNFLRSVADRDTEEALPVSLAATSMAVERGAHIVRTHDVAETRDAALIGKEFARDRVRTRGEVSVEELDVATTGDARRHVDRFGGDPAVADDAVARVYEFEGLDSEEIGSLRAATAGSSAVLVADGTGSSALLIGTVAETVAAAQAASGATEALDAALSCVARPTE; encoded by the coding sequence ATGCGAACTGTCGACGCCGCCGGCCTCCCGATCGGCGACGATCACCCGCCGCGGATCATGGGCGTGTTGAACGTCTCGAAGGAGTCCCCCTACGACCCCAGCGTGTACGACGACGCCGGCGAGGCCGCCCGCTACGTCGACGAGGAGCTGATCGACGAGGGCGCCGACATCGTCGACGTGGGTCTCGAATCCGCGAACAAGCGGTTCGAGGTGCTGTCGGCCGAGGAGGAGCTGGAGCGACTCGACACCGCGATCGAGACGATCGAGAGCGTCTCCGGCGACGCCGTCTTCTCCATCGAGACCCGATACCACGAGGTCGCCGACGAGGCCCTCGCGCGCGGCTTCGACATGGTGAACGACATCTGCGGCTTCGGCGATCCGGAGATGCCCCGCGTGTGCGAGGAACACGACGCCGCGGTGGCGAAGATGGCGTCGCCGCCGGACCTGGAGCGACCGGGCGCCGTCGAGGAGGTGGACGACATCTACGAGGCGCTGTCGCTGAACGGCTTCACCGACAAGACCATCGTCGACCCGGCGTTCGGCGGCTGGTCCGAGGAGAAGACCCTGGCGGACGACCGCGAGACGTTCCGCCGCCTCCGGGAGTTCCGCGGCTACGGTCGCCCGATCCTGGTGTCGATCAACCGGAAGAACTTCCTCCGGAGCGTCGCCGACCGCGACACCGAGGAGGCGCTGCCCGTCTCGCTGGCGGCGACCTCGATGGCCGTCGAGCGCGGCGCCCACATCGTCCGCACGCACGACGTGGCCGAGACCCGGGACGCCGCGCTCATCGGGAAGGAGTTCGCCCGCGATCGCGTCCGGACCCGGGGCGAGGTATCCGTCGAGGAGCTCGACGTGGCGACGACCGGCGACGCCCGCCGGCACGTGGACCGGTTCGGCGGCGACCCCGCAGTCGCCGACGACGCCGTGGCACGGGTGTACGAGTTCGAGGGGCTCGACTCCGAAGAGATCGGCTCGTTGCGCGCCGCTACCGCCGGTTCGTCGGCGGTTCTCGTCGCCGACGGGACGGGATCGTCGGCCCTGCTGATCGGCACCGTCGCCGAAACTGTGGCGGCCGCACAGGCCGCGAGCGGGGCTACGGAGGCGTTGGACGCCGCGCTGTCGTGCGTCGCGCGTCCGACAGAGTAA
- a CDS encoding 6-hydroxymethylpterin diphosphokinase MptE-like protein: MEFTDWEPIYAAILADFGFDRAADEAVRDRAAAFAEPFDLDRLDCSGATVAVAGAGPSLEAEADLARDADLVFAASTATDRLVAEGVAVDAMVTDLDKNPGTGLARTERGAAVVAHAHGDNGDLVEEWLPRYDAAHTLVTTQAAPVDAVANYGGFTDGDRAAFLADHCGAERLVFPGWDLDDPEVDGMKARKLDWAERLLHLLERRRGERFAVLDGRRDGIDPL; this comes from the coding sequence ATGGAGTTCACCGACTGGGAGCCGATCTACGCGGCGATCCTCGCCGACTTCGGGTTCGACCGCGCCGCCGACGAGGCGGTCAGGGACCGCGCCGCAGCGTTCGCCGAGCCGTTCGACCTCGACCGGCTGGACTGTTCGGGCGCGACCGTCGCCGTCGCCGGCGCGGGGCCGTCGCTGGAGGCGGAGGCCGACCTCGCTCGCGACGCTGATCTGGTGTTCGCGGCCTCGACCGCCACGGACCGCCTCGTCGCCGAGGGCGTCGCGGTCGACGCGATGGTGACGGACCTGGACAAGAACCCCGGGACCGGACTCGCGCGGACCGAGCGCGGCGCCGCCGTCGTCGCCCACGCCCACGGCGACAACGGCGATCTGGTCGAGGAGTGGCTCCCCCGCTACGACGCCGCGCACACGCTCGTCACGACGCAGGCGGCGCCGGTCGACGCCGTCGCCAACTACGGCGGCTTCACCGACGGTGATCGCGCGGCGTTCCTCGCCGACCACTGCGGCGCCGAGCGGCTCGTCTTCCCCGGCTGGGATCTCGACGACCCCGAGGTAGACGGCATGAAGGCACGCAAACTGGACTGGGCCGAACGCCTGCTCCACCTTCTGGAGCGCCGCCGCGGCGAGCGCTTCGCCGTCCTCGACGGCCGGCGCGACGGGATCGATCCGCTGTGA
- a CDS encoding proteasome subunit beta, which produces MDDTDTGAASLGTTIVGIVAHGDTNREGEPTNDTADADGGDRDEHAGDSGDHGDRGNAVVLASDRRASLGRMVSSKDARKVHPIGDAAALAFTGSVSGAQALVADLDAERRLYELRRGTEMSTTALAGYAATAMRKQRYGVQHLLGGVDGDGAHLYTFDGGGSVLEQPYAADGSGGQFAYGTLEDGYREGVGVADAETLAARAVAAASERDTASGNGLHLVTITDDGVEEAVYDDPAAVAA; this is translated from the coding sequence ATGGACGACACGGACACCGGCGCGGCGTCGCTCGGGACGACCATCGTCGGGATAGTCGCGCACGGGGACACGAACCGCGAGGGAGAGCCGACGAACGATACCGCCGATGCCGACGGCGGCGACCGCGACGAGCACGCCGGCGACAGCGGCGACCACGGTGATCGCGGCAACGCGGTTGTACTCGCCTCTGATCGTCGCGCGAGCCTCGGGCGGATGGTATCGAGCAAGGACGCCCGGAAGGTCCACCCCATCGGCGACGCGGCGGCGCTGGCGTTCACCGGCTCGGTCTCGGGGGCGCAGGCGCTCGTCGCCGACCTGGACGCCGAGCGCCGGCTCTACGAACTCCGCCGGGGAACCGAGATGTCGACCACGGCGCTCGCGGGCTACGCCGCCACCGCGATGCGCAAGCAGCGGTACGGCGTCCAGCACCTCCTCGGCGGCGTCGACGGCGACGGGGCCCACCTCTACACCTTCGACGGGGGCGGGTCGGTCCTCGAACAGCCCTACGCCGCCGACGGGTCCGGGGGGCAGTTCGCCTACGGGACTCTGGAGGACGGCTACCGGGAGGGGGTCGGCGTCGCCGACGCGGAGACGCTGGCCGCGCGCGCCGTCGCCGCCGCCAGCGAGCGCGACACCGCCTCTGGAAACGGGCTCCACCTGGTGACGATCACCGATGACGGGGTCGAGGAGGCCGTCTACGACGACCCGGCGGCGGTCGCCGCCTGA
- a CDS encoding DUF7351 domain-containing protein: MNDGHDASPGPEADGGVAANDADDPASDADAASPDEVDDAGASAVAPDDAFAALADETRLRTVRTLASADRPLGFTELFERVADDPDGPSAGFAYHLRQLTDRYVRTDDDGRYRPTFAGRQAARALDAGVYTERVDRDPEPVAGDCPVCGASALEARIADNHVAVACTDCATELLALPFPPGGVRDRDTDEVLPAFDAYHRARLRQLADGVCPDCAGRAEGKIAFVEPAELPDAAEAGDGTEDAPARPVVAGACADCDFRVRVPVSVALAEHPAVVAFCDDHGIDVRERPIWNLGSEWAEGVLSTDPPAVRVSVAGDGETLRLLVGDGPTVVETERVTAADDDRGGTGPTERSTEGGPEGDDADDQAATAAGSS; encoded by the coding sequence ATGAACGACGGTCACGACGCGTCGCCCGGTCCCGAAGCCGACGGGGGCGTCGCCGCCAACGACGCGGACGACCCCGCGAGCGACGCGGACGCCGCGAGCCCCGACGAGGTCGACGACGCGGGGGCGTCCGCTGTCGCGCCCGACGACGCCTTCGCCGCCCTGGCCGACGAGACGCGCCTCCGGACGGTCCGGACGCTCGCGTCCGCCGACCGTCCCCTCGGGTTCACCGAGCTGTTCGAGCGCGTCGCCGACGACCCCGACGGCCCGTCGGCGGGGTTCGCCTACCACCTGCGACAGCTGACGGACCGGTACGTGAGAACCGACGACGACGGGCGCTACCGGCCGACGTTCGCCGGCCGGCAGGCCGCCCGCGCGCTCGACGCCGGCGTCTACACCGAACGCGTGGACCGCGACCCCGAGCCGGTCGCCGGCGACTGCCCGGTGTGCGGCGCGTCGGCGTTGGAGGCGCGGATCGCCGACAACCACGTCGCCGTCGCCTGCACCGACTGCGCGACCGAACTCCTCGCGCTCCCGTTCCCGCCGGGCGGCGTCCGCGACCGCGACACCGACGAGGTGCTCCCGGCGTTCGACGCCTACCACCGCGCGCGCCTCCGGCAGCTCGCCGACGGCGTCTGTCCTGACTGCGCGGGCCGCGCCGAGGGGAAGATCGCGTTCGTCGAACCGGCGGAGCTTCCGGACGCCGCCGAGGCGGGAGACGGGACCGAGGACGCGCCGGCGCGTCCGGTCGTCGCCGGCGCGTGCGCCGACTGCGACTTCCGCGTCCGGGTTCCGGTGTCGGTCGCGCTCGCGGAGCACCCGGCGGTGGTCGCCTTCTGCGACGACCACGGGATCGACGTGCGCGAGCGGCCGATCTGGAACCTCGGGTCGGAGTGGGCCGAGGGCGTGCTGTCGACCGATCCGCCGGCCGTCCGCGTCTCCGTCGCCGGCGACGGGGAGACGCTCCGGCTCCTCGTGGGCGACGGGCCGACCGTGGTCGAGACCGAACGCGTGACCGCGGCGGACGACGACCGAGGGGGAACGGGACCGACCGAGCGGTCGACGGAGGGCGGCCCGGAGGGAGACGACGCCGACGATCAGGCGGCGACCGCCGCCGGGTCGTCGTAG
- a CDS encoding cryptochrome/photolyase family protein, whose amino-acid sequence MRLFWHRRDLRVADNRGLAAAADATGNDGAVVPVFVFDDDVLAHGAPPRVRFMLDALAALRDDYRERGSDLVVARGDPAEVLPELADEFGAEAVVWNEDYSGLARERDARVRVALDAAGVARETHHDAVHHEPGTITTNQGDPYAVFTYFWKKWRDREKADPFDVPAGDDLVDADAADLVNVDAVAGDALPSITDLGFVEPDADVQAAGTDAARDRLAAFCEDAVYRYGEDRDYPAREATSRLSTDLKWGTIGVREVYAATEEANAEAAAMADDTVDDDGEGPVASVEEFQSQLAWREFYTQVLWANPEVVTQNYKDYERPIEWRNDDTAMEHLAAWKEGRTGYPIVDAGMRQLTEEAYMHNRVRMIVASFLTKDLLLDWRHGYEHFKRHLADHDTANDNGGWQWAASTGTDAQPYFRIFNPMTQGERYDPDAEYVAEYVPELASVSPDNVHSWHELSVGRRRQLAPEYPDPIVDHSEMRERALSMFKRARGEEEGDEEGEEASAD is encoded by the coding sequence ATGCGACTGTTCTGGCACCGGCGGGATCTGCGCGTCGCCGACAACCGCGGCCTCGCCGCCGCGGCCGACGCGACCGGGAACGACGGGGCGGTCGTGCCAGTGTTCGTCTTCGACGACGACGTGCTGGCTCACGGTGCGCCGCCCCGCGTCCGGTTCATGCTCGACGCGCTCGCGGCGCTTCGGGACGACTACCGCGAGCGCGGCTCGGACCTGGTCGTCGCCCGCGGCGACCCGGCCGAGGTGCTCCCGGAGCTGGCCGACGAGTTCGGCGCCGAGGCGGTCGTCTGGAACGAGGACTACTCCGGGCTGGCCCGCGAGCGCGACGCCCGCGTCCGGGTGGCGCTGGATGCCGCCGGCGTCGCTCGCGAGACCCACCACGACGCGGTGCACCACGAGCCGGGCACGATCACGACCAACCAGGGCGACCCCTACGCCGTGTTCACCTATTTCTGGAAGAAGTGGCGCGACCGCGAGAAGGCAGACCCGTTCGACGTCCCCGCCGGCGACGACCTCGTCGACGCCGACGCCGCCGATCTCGTCAATGTCGACGCCGTCGCCGGCGACGCTCTCCCGAGTATCACGGATCTCGGGTTCGTGGAACCGGACGCCGACGTGCAGGCCGCCGGCACCGACGCCGCCCGCGACCGGCTCGCCGCGTTCTGCGAGGACGCCGTCTACCGCTACGGCGAGGACCGCGACTACCCGGCGAGGGAGGCGACCTCCCGGCTCTCGACGGATCTCAAGTGGGGCACGATCGGCGTCCGCGAGGTGTACGCCGCGACCGAGGAGGCGAACGCCGAGGCGGCGGCGATGGCCGACGACACCGTGGACGACGACGGGGAGGGCCCCGTCGCGTCCGTCGAGGAGTTCCAGTCCCAGCTCGCGTGGCGGGAGTTCTACACGCAGGTGCTGTGGGCGAACCCCGAGGTGGTGACACAGAACTACAAGGACTACGAACGCCCGATCGAGTGGCGCAACGATGACACGGCGATGGAGCACCTGGCGGCGTGGAAGGAGGGGAGAACCGGCTATCCGATCGTCGACGCGGGGATGCGCCAACTGACCGAGGAGGCGTACATGCACAACCGCGTTCGGATGATCGTCGCGTCGTTCCTCACGAAGGACCTGCTGCTCGACTGGCGCCACGGCTACGAGCACTTCAAGCGGCACCTCGCTGACCACGACACCGCCAACGACAACGGCGGCTGGCAGTGGGCCGCCTCGACCGGGACCGACGCCCAGCCGTACTTCCGCATCTTCAACCCCATGACGCAGGGCGAGCGCTACGACCCCGACGCCGAGTACGTCGCGGAGTACGTCCCCGAACTCGCGTCCGTCTCCCCCGACAACGTTCACTCCTGGCACGAGCTGTCGGTGGGTCGCCGCCGACAGCTCGCCCCGGAGTATCCCGACCCGATCGTCGACCACTCCGAGATGCGCGAGCGGGCGCTCTCGATGTTCAAGCGCGCCCGCGGCGAGGAAGAGGGGGATGAGGAAGGGGAGGAGGCGAGCGCCGACTGA
- a CDS encoding DJ-1/PfpI family protein → MDIAVLLYEGFDELDAVGPFEVFRNAEAAGADFHTELVALDGPGTVTASHGMRVEAEGDLPDPGDLDLLVVPGGGWNDRSEAGAWAEYERGAIPEVVAAHHDAGATVASVCTGGMLLSKAGLFDGRPAVTHASALEDLRDTDADVREERVVDDGDVLSAGGVTSGIDLALHIVEREAGAEIAESVATTMEYTRQHDAYEPGAIARSE, encoded by the coding sequence ATGGACATCGCCGTGCTGCTGTACGAGGGATTCGACGAGTTGGACGCGGTCGGCCCGTTCGAGGTGTTCCGCAACGCCGAGGCCGCCGGCGCCGACTTCCACACGGAACTCGTCGCGCTCGACGGTCCCGGAACGGTCACCGCGAGCCACGGGATGCGCGTCGAGGCCGAGGGCGACCTCCCCGATCCGGGCGACCTCGACCTGCTCGTCGTCCCCGGCGGCGGCTGGAACGACCGCAGCGAGGCCGGCGCGTGGGCGGAGTACGAGCGCGGCGCGATCCCGGAGGTCGTCGCCGCCCACCACGACGCCGGCGCGACCGTCGCGTCCGTCTGCACCGGCGGGATGTTGCTCTCGAAGGCGGGCCTGTTCGACGGTCGTCCCGCGGTCACTCACGCCTCAGCCCTCGAGGACCTCCGCGACACCGACGCCGACGTCCGCGAGGAGCGCGTCGTCGACGACGGGGACGTGCTCTCGGCGGGCGGCGTCACCTCGGGGATCGACTTGGCGCTCCACATCGTCGAACGCGAGGCGGGCGCCGAGATCGCCGAGTCGGTGGCGACGACGATGGAGTACACCCGCCAGCACGACGCCTACGAGCCGGGCGCGATCGCGCGATCGGAGTGA
- a CDS encoding bile acid:sodium symporter family protein translates to MGRIASKYFVVWVLAAAGAALVRPDPFIPVLDYVTPLLGVIMLGMGLTLQPEDFERLVERPVDVGIAAAAQWLVMPLAAYGLYILLDLPDAIGVGLILVGAAPGGTASNVMTFLGRGDVALSVAVTTLTTLAAPIVMPAWTLFALGETVDVTFAQMFGSIVQIVIVPVVLGFAIRYVLDRRAPEAAEAGVDVFPLVSVVAIVAIVAGVVGANVDNILTAGALVLLAVVVHNAIGLGAGYGVGRAAGMSADRRRTCAFEVGLQNSGLAVALATSLFSPAAALVPALFSVWHNVSGPALASFFTWRDDAVDGSPEPAAAPATDD, encoded by the coding sequence GTGGGTCGGATCGCCAGCAAGTACTTCGTCGTGTGGGTCCTCGCGGCCGCCGGCGCGGCGCTCGTGCGCCCGGACCCGTTCATCCCGGTCCTCGACTACGTCACGCCGCTGCTCGGGGTGATCATGCTCGGGATGGGGCTGACGCTCCAACCCGAGGACTTCGAGCGACTGGTCGAGCGCCCCGTCGACGTCGGGATCGCCGCGGCCGCGCAGTGGCTCGTGATGCCGCTGGCGGCCTACGGGCTGTACATCCTGCTCGACCTCCCGGACGCCATCGGCGTCGGGCTGATCCTCGTCGGCGCCGCCCCCGGCGGCACCGCCTCGAACGTGATGACGTTCCTGGGCCGCGGCGACGTGGCGCTGTCGGTGGCCGTCACGACGCTCACGACGCTCGCGGCGCCGATCGTCATGCCCGCGTGGACGCTGTTCGCGCTCGGGGAGACGGTCGACGTGACGTTCGCGCAGATGTTCGGCAGCATCGTCCAGATCGTCATCGTTCCGGTCGTGCTCGGGTTCGCGATCCGGTACGTCCTCGACCGGCGAGCGCCCGAGGCCGCCGAGGCGGGCGTCGACGTGTTCCCGCTGGTCAGCGTCGTCGCCATCGTCGCCATCGTCGCCGGCGTGGTCGGCGCGAACGTCGACAACATCCTGACCGCGGGCGCCCTGGTACTGCTCGCCGTCGTGGTCCACAACGCGATCGGGCTGGGCGCCGGCTACGGCGTCGGCCGCGCGGCGGGGATGTCCGCGGACCGGCGGCGGACCTGCGCGTTCGAGGTCGGTCTCCAGAACAGCGGCCTCGCGGTGGCGCTCGCGACCTCGCTGTTCTCGCCGGCGGCGGCGCTCGTTCCCGCGCTGTTCAGCGTTTGGCACAACGTCTCCGGCCCCGCGCTCGCGAGCTTCTTCACCTGGCGCGACGACGCGGTCGACGGCTCCCCGGAGCCCGCGGCGGCGCCGGCGACCGACGACTGA
- the sod gene encoding superoxide dismutase: protein MSYELDPLPYDYDALEPHISEQVLTWHHDTHHQGYVNGWNSAEETLAENREAGEFGSSPGAIRNVTHNSSGHILHDLFWQNMSPEGGDEPSGALADRIEEDFGSYEAWKGEFEAAAGNASGWALLVYDTFSNQLRNVVVDKHDQGAIWGGHPILALDVWEHSYYYDYGPARGDFISAFFEVVDWDEPSTRYEQAVQLFE from the coding sequence ATGAGCTACGAACTCGATCCGTTGCCGTACGACTACGACGCGTTGGAACCCCACATTTCCGAGCAGGTGCTGACGTGGCATCACGACACCCATCACCAGGGCTATGTCAACGGCTGGAACTCGGCCGAGGAGACGCTCGCGGAGAACCGCGAGGCTGGCGAGTTCGGCTCCTCGCCCGGTGCCATTCGGAACGTGACCCACAACTCCTCGGGACACATTCTGCACGACCTGTTCTGGCAGAACATGAGCCCGGAGGGCGGCGACGAGCCGTCGGGCGCGCTCGCCGACCGGATCGAGGAGGACTTCGGCTCCTACGAGGCGTGGAAGGGCGAGTTCGAGGCCGCCGCCGGCAACGCCAGCGGCTGGGCCCTGCTCGTGTACGACACGTTCTCGAACCAGCTACGCAACGTCGTGGTCGACAAGCACGACCAGGGCGCGATCTGGGGCGGCCACCCGATCCTCGCGCTGGACGTGTGGGAGCACTCCTACTACTACGACTACGGCCCCGCCCGCGGCGACTTCATCAGCGCGTTCTTCGAGGTCGTCGACTGGGACGAACCCTCGACCCGCTACGAACAGGCCGTCCAGCTCTTCGAGTAA
- a CDS encoding MBL fold metallo-hydrolase, with the protein MELADGVYALELTMERDDGTATFHPAAVETPKGPVLIDAGLPGQTDQLADALATHGLDLADVRAVLLTHHDGDHAGGLAAALERAADPVVYAHEAAAPYVDGREFPIKSDPEGERYEPVPVDVALQDGVTFRTDAGPMRAVFTPGHAPGHLAFHFPESGVVLAADALRGEGGDLVGPAEHFTPDMAEATRSVGRLAELGADVGTIHCYHGGDVDAGIPEIEAIYESLAAEHLE; encoded by the coding sequence ATGGAACTCGCCGACGGCGTGTACGCCCTGGAGTTGACGATGGAACGGGATGACGGCACGGCCACCTTCCACCCGGCGGCCGTGGAGACGCCGAAGGGACCCGTGCTGATCGACGCCGGGCTTCCGGGGCAGACCGACCAACTGGCTGACGCGCTCGCGACCCACGGGCTGGATCTGGCCGATGTTCGCGCGGTCCTCCTCACCCACCACGACGGCGATCACGCGGGCGGCCTGGCGGCGGCGCTTGAACGCGCCGCCGACCCCGTCGTGTACGCCCACGAGGCTGCGGCGCCGTACGTCGACGGTCGGGAGTTCCCGATCAAAAGCGATCCCGAGGGCGAGCGCTACGAGCCCGTTCCGGTCGACGTGGCGTTGCAGGACGGCGTAACGTTCCGGACGGACGCGGGGCCGATGCGCGCGGTGTTCACGCCGGGTCACGCGCCCGGACACCTCGCGTTTCACTTCCCCGAGTCCGGCGTGGTGCTCGCGGCCGACGCGCTTCGCGGGGAGGGCGGCGACCTGGTCGGCCCCGCGGAGCACTTCACGCCGGACATGGCCGAGGCGACCCGGTCGGTGGGTCGGCTCGCCGAACTGGGGGCGGACGTGGGGACGATCCACTGCTATCACGGCGGGGACGTCGACGCCGGAATCCCCGAGATCGAAGCGATATACGAGTCGCTGGCGGCCGAGCACCTGGAGTAG
- a CDS encoding cupin domain-containing protein, producing MEHVDIDEAETGGFGRDVEMRRLTDALGAEDMAINHYRLDPGEGFSGGMHTHLDQEEVFVILSGTATFETEDGAVEVDEGEAVRFAPGEYQTGNNEGDEAVEALALGAPGDSTEVRVPVTCRECGHEALAAVPGDDGMGFVCPECGTEADLPT from the coding sequence ATGGAACACGTCGACATCGACGAGGCAGAGACGGGCGGGTTCGGCAGGGACGTGGAGATGCGCCGGCTCACCGACGCGCTCGGCGCCGAGGACATGGCGATCAACCACTACCGGCTCGACCCGGGCGAGGGGTTCTCCGGCGGGATGCACACCCACCTCGACCAGGAGGAAGTGTTCGTGATCCTTTCTGGAACCGCGACGTTCGAGACGGAGGACGGCGCCGTCGAGGTCGACGAGGGCGAGGCGGTCCGGTTCGCCCCCGGCGAGTACCAGACCGGGAACAACGAGGGCGACGAGGCCGTCGAGGCGCTCGCGCTCGGCGCGCCGGGCGACTCGACGGAGGTGCGCGTTCCGGTCACGTGTCGCGAGTGCGGGCACGAGGCGCTCGCGGCGGTCCCCGGCGACGACGGCATGGGGTTCGTCTGCCCCGAGTGCGGCACCGAGGCGGACCTCCCGACGTAG
- a CDS encoding ATPase, which produces MRLLVAGADPVDAGKTTFAVGLAARLRADGEGTRVFKPRAGNDRWFDHDDVRRAAGDGRLYGKDIDRLLRAADSDASHETRNPIHRLWRPTPGETGLLGESDRTFLVDRVRTADGDEWVVNDTVEIPSRLREDLPLADARQVDSVRAVNDAMADLHLPALDRLSEDVRSAGDAGVALVESYGDVATPLREVSFDAVAVVDPGRCRVYGGDRWALAREAATGGRDEGTLEVRVERVTEMLDPLSTHDLRPLTDEERADPDAVASAYSAAYDDLLGAAGGR; this is translated from the coding sequence GTGAGGCTCCTCGTCGCCGGCGCGGACCCGGTGGACGCCGGCAAGACGACGTTCGCCGTCGGGCTCGCGGCCCGCCTCCGCGCCGACGGCGAGGGGACGCGCGTGTTCAAGCCCCGCGCCGGCAACGACCGCTGGTTCGACCACGACGACGTGCGCCGGGCGGCGGGCGACGGCCGCCTCTACGGGAAGGACATCGACCGACTGCTCCGGGCCGCCGACAGCGACGCGAGCCACGAGACCCGGAACCCGATACACCGGCTCTGGCGACCGACGCCCGGCGAGACCGGGCTGCTCGGCGAGTCCGACCGGACGTTCCTCGTCGACCGCGTCCGGACCGCCGACGGCGACGAGTGGGTGGTGAACGATACCGTCGAGATCCCGTCTCGGCTCCGCGAGGACCTCCCGCTCGCGGACGCCCGCCAGGTCGACTCGGTTCGGGCGGTCAACGACGCGATGGCTGACCTCCACCTGCCAGCGCTCGACCGACTGTCTGAGGACGTTCGGTCCGCCGGCGACGCGGGCGTCGCGCTCGTGGAGTCGTACGGCGACGTGGCGACCCCGCTGCGCGAGGTCTCCTTCGACGCCGTCGCCGTCGTCGACCCCGGCCGGTGTCGGGTGTACGGCGGCGACCGTTGGGCGCTCGCCCGAGAGGCCGCGACCGGCGGCCGCGACGAGGGAACGCTGGAGGTCCGCGTCGAGCGCGTCACCGAGATGCTCGATCCGCTCTCGACGCACGATCTCCGCCCGCTGACGGACGAGGAACGGGCCGACCCGGACGCCGTCGCCTCGGCCTACTCGGCGGCGTACGATGACCTTCTCGGGGCGGCCGGCGGCCGGTAG
- a CDS encoding MBL fold metallo-hydrolase, with amino-acid sequence MIHNLAAGVQAFTSNAFLVSGPAGADAPATADDGDHGRRVLVDTGSNFDILPLVRERVDDLDAIVLTHTHHDHVGNVEAVRNAFGVETWGFDTSQPSVDNEIPDGGRVDMGLGSYEALHTPGHKDDHLCFYDEDAGVLFAGDLIFQNGGFGRTDLEEGDRDALIRSIDRVRERVDGDGLRELHVGHGPSVLDSPFEHVELAGRAARTR; translated from the coding sequence ATGATCCACAACCTCGCCGCCGGCGTGCAGGCGTTCACGAGCAACGCGTTCCTCGTCTCCGGCCCCGCGGGCGCCGACGCGCCCGCGACGGCCGACGACGGTGACCACGGCCGGCGCGTCCTCGTCGACACCGGGTCGAACTTCGATATCCTCCCGCTCGTCCGCGAACGCGTCGACGACCTCGACGCGATCGTCCTCACCCACACGCACCACGACCACGTCGGCAACGTCGAGGCCGTCCGCAACGCCTTCGGCGTCGAGACGTGGGGCTTCGACACGAGCCAGCCGAGCGTGGACAACGAGATCCCCGACGGCGGACGTGTCGATATGGGGCTCGGCAGCTACGAGGCGCTGCACACGCCCGGGCACAAGGACGACCACCTCTGCTTCTACGACGAGGACGCGGGCGTGCTGTTCGCGGGCGACCTGATCTTCCAGAACGGCGGCTTCGGGCGGACGGACCTGGAGGAGGGCGACCGCGACGCGCTGATCCGTAGCATCGACCGCGTGCGCGAGCGCGTCGACGGCGACGGCCTCCGGGAACTCCACGTCGGCCACGGGCCGAGCGTGCTGGATTCGCCGTTCGAGCACGTGGAACTCGCCGGGCGGGCGGCGCGAACGCGCTAG